The nucleotide sequence AGTTGCTGGCCCGCCTGGAGCTGCGCCAGCAGCTCGGGCAGCACCTGACGGCCAGCCTGCTGGGACATGCGGAGTGGAACCACCTGCGCCGCACCAGCCTCAGCCGCATTGGCGGCAGTTCCCCCACCTCTGAAAGACGCCAGCTAGAGGATCGGCAGCGGCGGCAGCTCAGCTACCGCGCCGCCCTCAGCTACGGCCGCACCCTGGCTGGCCGCCACGCCTTCACGGCCCACCTGCAGGCGTATCGCCAGGACGTGCAGCAGCACGACAGCTCCGAAACACGCACCACCAGCGGCAGCGCGCAGGTCATCGAAAACAGCCGCAGCCAGAATGAGTACCAGCTGCTGACCGCCAGCCTGCAGACCGGCTACACCTACGCCGGCCGCTACGAGCTGCAGGCCAGCCTGCGCCACGATGGCAGCAGCGCCTTCGGCACCGACCAGCGCCAGCAGTGGAGCCCCGGTGCCCAGCTCACCTGGCACGCCGGGCAGGAGGCCTTTCTGAAAGATAATTCCATCGTGTCGCAGCTGGATATACAAGCCGGCATGGGGCGCACGGCCAACACCGGCAATTTCTATGGCCAGAACTTCTTGGTCTTCGTGCTGGGCGGCTCGGGCGGGGGCGGCGTGCGGGCTACGCCTATCCGGGAAGTTACCACCCAGCAGGATGCAGGGCTGCGGGCCGGGCTCTGGCACAACAAGCTGCTGGTTGAAGCCAGTGCCTACCAGCGCCGAACGGCCCTGACCACCGTTTCGCTGTTTGGCCGCACCGACGACGCCGGCATGCTGCACGCCCGCGGCCTGGAGCTGAGCCTGACCGGCACCTGGCTGAGCAGCTCCCGCTGGTACGCCGGCACCACCCTGGCCCTGGCCACCCAGCAAAGCCGCTATAATGGCGACCAGCAAAGCTGGGGCAGCAGCAGCGTGCAGCTAACGGCCGACGGCGACCCGCTGGCCAATTTCCGCGGCCTGCGCTACCTCGGCCCCGATGCCACCGGCCAGGCGCGCTACGCCGGCAGCACGCCCGCTTCGCCCGAGGGCACCTACGAAAACCTGGGCTCGGGCCTGCCCGCCCGGCTGCTGGGCTTCACGCAGCACCTGCGCTACCAGCGCCTGAGCTTGCAGCTGCAGGCTGATGGTGCTTTCGGCCACCAAGTGTACAACCTCAACAACCGCTACCTCGACGACCCCGGCGGCTTTTACGACAACGGCAGCCGCCGCCTGCTCAGCCGCTGGACGCCGGCCAACCCCAACACCGACGTGCCGGCGGCCGGCGCGGGGGTGCGTTCTGGCAGCTCTTATTTCCTGCAGTCGGGCAATCATGTGCGCCTGTCCAGCCTGCTGATCAGCTACGAACTGTGGAAGCAGGCCGCGCGCAGCGTGAGCGTGTGGGTGGGCGGCCAGAATCTGCTGGTGCTAACCAACTACCGCGGCTTCGACCCCGGCGTGAGCAGCGCCGGCGCCGACGCCAACCAGGCCGGCCTCGACGCCGGTGCCTACCCCACCGCCCGCACCGTGCTGGTAGGCGTGCGGGGAGAATTTTAAGGCTGGCAAAACCCCTGTAACTTGCGTAGCCCGGCCAGAGTCAATTGGCCGGGCTACTGCTTTTCAATGAAAACACGCGTACTCTTTTGGGGCCTGATCCTGTTTGTGCTGCTGGATCTGGCCTTCACCTTTTTGCAGGCCAACCAGCTGCCGCTGGAAGGCGACATGATAGACATTGTGCTGCCCGGCCCCACGTGCCGGCAGGTACTCCACGACCCGTTCGGCTGGGCCGCACTGACGCGCAACGAAGTGTACGTGGCGCCCAACCGATTTTTCGCGCACGCCGCCATGAGCGGCTACTTCAAGACGATGCCGTTTGCGCTGCAGCGCCTGATGCCGCCTATTGCCAGCGTGTACGCCGCCTGCGCCCTATTTGCGGTGGCGGTACAGGCGCTGCTGCTTTATGTGCTGGCCGTGTACAGTACCAGCAGCTACTCGCTGCGGCGGTGGCAGCTGTGGGCCGCGGCGGCGTTGCTGGTGCCGCTGTTTCAACTCGGCGGCTACAACGACCAGATCGGGATTCTGGACCGCGCCATTACTTACACGTTTTTCTACGCCTTCCCGCTCACGTTGCTGTTGCTGCTGCTGCTGCCGTTTTACTTGGCGGCCCGGCGCGGCGAGCCGCTGCGCCTGAGCTGGCCGCGCCGCCTGGCGCTGGTAGCCCTGATGGTAGTGCTGGCCTTCAACGGGGCCATTATCACGGGGGTGGTGACGGTGCTGTTTTTCGGGATTGGGGTGCATTGGCTGCGTAAGCAGTGGCAGGCCGGAGCGCGGTTTGGGCTGGGGCAGTGGCTGAGCCGGGTGCGCCAGCTGCCGGTGCTGCCGGTAGCACTGCTGGGCATCTTCACGCTGCTGTGCCTGTACTCGCTCTACATCGGGCAGAACGAGCTGGAAAGCACCGAGCACATGCTGCCGCTCTGGCAGCGCTACGCCCGCATTCCGTCGGGTATCTACTGGCAGCTTCACCGACTCGGGCTGCCGCTGCTGCTGCTGGCTACCCTGCTCAATCTGGTACTCATCCGGCGGCAACTGCCCGCCTCCGATGAGAGCCGCCACATCTTCCGGATGCTGCAGTGGCTGGTGCTATTCAGCGTGCTGTACGTGCTGCTGCTGCCGCTGGGCGGCTACCGCAACTACCGCCCGCTCATCATCCGCCGCGACTCCATCATGCCGCTGCTGCTGGGCCTGATGTTTCTGTATGGCCTCAGTACCCAGTTGCTGCTGCGGCAACTGCCGCGCAGGCCGCATCGCTACTATCTGGCGGGGGTGCTGGCGTTTTCGGCATTCTTCATGCTCTCCGACCAGTTGCAGCTCACCAACAACAACGACTGCGAGCGAGCCAGCCTGGCGCGGCTGGCGGCCTCCCCCGAGCCAGTCGTACGGCTCAGCGAAGGCTGTACGGTAGCTGCCTGGTGGAAAATCAACGCTCCGCAGTATTCCGAAACCAGCGCCCAACTGATTCAGTACTGGGGTATCACAAAAGACGAAAAACGCTACTACCTGCAGGGGTGGTAGTGTTTGGGGAGTAGAACTCAGGGTTTAGGAAGCAGAATACAGGCCGTTTGGGCTAAGTTCAGCTGCACAACACGGTTCCTTAATCCTCAGTCCCTAGTCCCCAT is from Hymenobacter yonginensis and encodes:
- a CDS encoding SusC/RagA family TonB-linked outer membrane protein encodes the protein MTRLSPLSSLLLLSLPALAQQPDTLALRRVGALQSDSINGLIQDEVIVTTSHLSPFLPIQEQLRQVAGVQASPYSGAPGAQVAVRLRGAASLARNAQPLYVVDGMPVYQNMGESELPTTLGVQSTQVYSLNPLLNLPNQDIESVTVLRGAYETAAYGAQGQNGVISITTKLGRLNQTPQVRYSGYGGVQQVRRRYDLLNARQYAEFQNEAARNTGFPEPFSPTQVAGLDEGTDWQQEVLRVAALQEHHLSVAGGRSATRYYVGADHLRQNGIVENSQLRRYALRANVQQQLTPRLTLDARAGASQTEARLPPENLALNMLTAAPVFPARLPNGELNDDPQFGINPLSQALRQTREPRQRQLLARLELRQQLGQHLTASLLGHAEWNHLRRTSLSRIGGSSPTSERRQLEDRQRRQLSYRAALSYGRTLAGRHAFTAHLQAYRQDVQQHDSSETRTTSGSAQVIENSRSQNEYQLLTASLQTGYTYAGRYELQASLRHDGSSAFGTDQRQQWSPGAQLTWHAGQEAFLKDNSIVSQLDIQAGMGRTANTGNFYGQNFLVFVLGGSGGGGVRATPIREVTTQQDAGLRAGLWHNKLLVEASAYQRRTALTTVSLFGRTDDAGMLHARGLELSLTGTWLSSSRWYAGTTLALATQQSRYNGDQQSWGSSSVQLTADGDPLANFRGLRYLGPDATGQARYAGSTPASPEGTYENLGSGLPARLLGFTQHLRYQRLSLQLQADGAFGHQVYNLNNRYLDDPGGFYDNGSRRLLSRWTPANPNTDVPAAGAGVRSGSSYFLQSGNHVRLSSLLISYELWKQAARSVSVWVGGQNLLVLTNYRGFDPGVSSAGADANQAGLDAGAYPTARTVLVGVRGEF